The genome window TAATCAAAAACTTCCAGACTCCGAATCGGATAAAATTCTTCAGAATCTCTTCTACAAAATCCGTAAACTCTCTCTGGCCGACACTGATTGAGCCTTTCCACTCTACAAATGCCGGAAAATACGCATAAGGCAGAGTCGGAAGCGTGATCACATCACATTTTTCCGTAATCTGTTTTGCCGTCCAGTCTACCGTATAGTAATCCGTTCCCATCGGAAGATGATTTCCATGCTCCTTAGAACCTCCCCCGATTGGCAATACCACGACCGTATCTTCCGTAAGCAAAGGCTGCACCTGCCCATATGTCAATTCCTGTATAAAATGTCCCATTTTGTTCCTCCCTTATACCAACCTCATTAAACTCTATGTTCCTCAAACCATTTAATAGCTTCTGCTACCGCCGGCGTCTCTATCTCATTGGCCCGGATCATCTCCGGATTTTCTCTTAACATCGCAAGCATGACCGCACCTCCTATTCCAGTTCGTTCAGTTCTTTGACCCGGTGACATGCCACAAAATGTCCCGGACATACCTCTTCTAACTGCGGCGCACGATTTCTGCATTCTTCTGTTGCATACAGACATCTGGGCGCGAAACGACAGCCCGGCTTCGGGTCGATTGGTGAAACAATTTCACCTTTCAGCACGATACGTTTTGGGCGGTTATCAATATTGATCGTCGGAATCGCAGAAAGCAGCGCTTTAGTATACGGGTGAAGCTGCCTGCTAAACAATTCTTTTCGATCGCACATCTCCACCATATTTCCCAGATACATAACACCGATATCATTTGCAATATGCTTTACCACACTTAAATCATGCGTGATAAAAATATAGGTCAATTTCTTTTCTTCCTGAAGATCCATCATCAGATTCAGAATCTGCGCCTGAATGGATACGTCAAGTGCGGAAACCGGCTCATCACAAACTACAAATCTGGGCTCCAAAGCCAGCGCTCTTGCAATACCAATCCTCTGCCTTCTTCCTCCGTCCAGCTCATGGGGATAAGAATTGGCAAGGCGTTTTGCAAGTCCCACGGTTTCCATGATTTTATCCACCCTCTGATTAAGCTCCGCTCTTTTCATTCCTTTCTCGTAATTCCGGAGAGGCTCCAGAATCGCCTCGGATACCGTCATACGTGGATTCAGCGAGGAAAACGGGTCCTGGAAAATCATCTGCACATTTTTGCGAAACTGCTTTACCTCCGAATGCTTCAGATTCGTTACGTCTTTTCCTTCAAACAGTACCTGTCCGCCGGTGGCACTTAAAAGCTGCACCACAACGCGCCCCAGCGTGGATTTACCGCAGCCACTTTCCCCTACAATTCCAAGAGTTTTTCCTTCCTCGACAGCAAAATTCACTCCGTCCACAGCATGTAACATACCTTTTGGAGTTTTGAAATATTTTTTCAAGTCCTTTACTTCCAGTATCGTGCTCATCTAACGGCTTCCCTCCTTTGCGGTATGATGGCACCGGACAGAATGCTCCCCGGACACCACCTCTAATTGCGGTAGTTCCATGCGGCACTGATCCGTTGCATGGCTGCACCTGTTCGCGAACGGACAGCCTGTAATTTCCACGGTAGCATCCGGAACCATCCCCGGAATCGGCGTCAGACGCTCCACATCATTTTCCAGATCAGGAATCGAACCAAACAGCCCGATCGTATATGGGTGCATCGGACTCTTGTAAATATCCCGCAGCGTCCCATACTCCATGATCATGCCGGAATACATGATGGCCACCTTATCACACATCTCAGACACCACACCCAGGTCATGTGTGATCAAAATCGTAGATGTTCCCATCTCCGATTTGAGCTTCTTCATAAGTTCCAGAATCTGCGCCTGAATGGTCACATCCAGCGCCGTGGTCGGTTCGTCCGCAATCAGCAGCTCCGGATTACAGGCAAGTGCAATAGCGATCACGACCCTCTGCTTCATTCCACCTGAGAACTGGTGCGGATACTCTCCACTCCTCTCGGCTGGGATTCCCACCGTCTCCAGCGTCGCTTTGGCCTTCTCCATCGCTTCTTTGCGGCTGCATTTTTCATGCAATTTGATAACTTCTGCAATCTGCTCCCCCACGGTAAGAATCGGATTCAAAGAAGTCATAGGATCCTGAAAGATCATCGAAATCGCCTTGCCGCGGATTTCCCGCATGGCCGCCTCCCCAATCTTCAGAAGATTGATCTCGTTAAATGTAATCTCCCCCGCCTCAATCCTTCCCTGCGGATTCGGAAGCAGGCGAAGGATTCCAAGTGCTGTCGTCGTCTTTCCTGCCCCAGTCTCTCCCACAAGTCCCAGACATTCGCCCTTTTCCATACTGATATCCACCCCGTTCACTGCATGAACCAGCGCATCATCAGTCTTATATTTAATCACCAGATTTTTAATCTCTAATTGTTTTCCCATATGCTCACCTCTTATCTCTTCATACGCGGGTCAAGGGCATCTCTGAGTCCGTCGCCGATCATATTCAGCGCCAGCACCAAAAGTACAATCGCAATACCCGGGAATACGACCAGATGCCAGTATTGCTGCATATATCCACGCCCGGCGGCAAGCATAGAGCCCCATTCCGGCTGCGGTGCCTGCACACCAAGCCCCAGGAAGCTAAGAGAAGCCGCATTTAAAATTGCAAGCCCCATACTTAAGGTCACCTGCACGATGATATTCGGCAAAATATTAGGCAGAATATGCCTAAGTATGATTCGCACATCGGAGCACCCGGAAAGTCTTGCCGCCTCAATATATTCCTGATCCCGAATTGAAAGAATGGAGGCACGGACAATTCTCGCAAAAGACGGCACGGACGAGATACCGATTGCAATCATCAGATTCCGCATACCGGTTCCCAGAACAGACGCGATCACGATTGCAAGCAGTACGCTGGGGATTGCCATCATAACGTCCACCAGTCTCATGATAATCGTGTCCACCTTGCCTCCGTAGAAGCCGGAAATACAGCCCAGAATACTTCCCAGGATCACAGAGATTCCTACCGAAACGAAGCCGATCTGAAGCGAAATCCTGGCCCCATATATGATTCTGCTGAAAATATCCCTCCCCAGATTATCCGTTCCTAAGATGTGCTCCCTGCATGGAAACAGGAAAATCTGATCCAAATGCTGTTCTGCGTATCCGTAGGGTGCGATCACCTTTGCAAAGACCGCCGACAAAATGAACAGTGCCATGATAACAAGCCCCAGAATAGCAAGCCGGTTCTTTCGGAGACGATGCCAGGCATCTCCAAACATTCCTCTGTTTTTCACTGTTTTTTCCACTACGCCTCACCCCTCTTCTCTTTCTTTTTCCCCTTATACATAGAAGAAATACGAGGATCAATAAAACCATAAATAATATCAATGAGAAGATTGACAACTCCATAGATCACTGCAATAAAAATAACGCCGCCCTGAACGACCGGTATATTTTTGATCGAGCAGGCATCTACCAGGAGCTTGCCCATTCCCGGAATCGCAAAAATCGTCTCTATTACAAATACTCCGCCAAGCATCTTCCCAAACTGCATTCCCATCAAGGTAACAACCGGAATCAACGCATTGCGCAGTGCATGTTTTCCTATAATAATGTTTTCTTTCAGTCCTTTTGCTCTGGCTGTACGGATATAATCCTGACGGATCACTTCCAGCATATTGGAACGTGTCGTTCTCATAATCCCGGCAATACAGCCCATTCCTGTGGCAAGAATCGGAAGAATCATATATTCCACCCCATACCAGCCGGATGCCGGAAGCCAGCCTAATTTCTGCGTAAATACAATGATCAACATCAGTGCAAACCAGAATTCCGGCATGGCCAGGAAAATCAAGGCCAGCACACTGGACGCATTATCTAATAATCCGTATTGATGGCACGCAGATACCATCCCCAATGGAATCCCGATCAGTGCCGCCAGCAGCGTACTGAATATGGCAAGCTGCAGCGTGATCGGAAAACGATCTTTAATCTCTGTCAGGACTGGACGACGGTTGACATAAGATACGCCAAAATCAAACTTTGTAACTATTTTTCCTATGTAGCTGACAAACTGAGTTGGCAGCGGATCATTCAGCCCCATCTCATCCCGCATTTCATCGACTTCTTCCTGGGTAGCCATATCCCCCAGGACCGTTCGGATCGGGTCATTGGGCGACAATCGCAGAATCATAAATACTACGAAAACCACACAAATGATTACGGGAATCATCATCAATATTCTTCGTAAAATATACTTTCCCATACATTTTCCCCTTTTTCGTCTATCATCTGTATTTGCTTTTTTAATAGTCAAAGGGCCCTTGACTGAGAGTATGATATCCAAAAGCCCTTTGTTCTTAAGTATGCCTATTCTGTAAATTTAACTTTCGTAAAATCCGGGCTCTGCGTCGGTAAAATTACAAGACCAGAAACATTGTTCCTGTACGCGTAGAATCTGGAGCCCACATTCAGACCAACCGTTACACACTCATCTGCCAGTAATTTCTGAAGATCCTCTCCGGCTTTATTACGCGCATCCTTGTCCATTTCGGAATTGATCACTTCAATCAGCGCGTCCGCTTCTTCGTTTGCATAGAACGAACGGTTGCCGCCTGAACCGAATTCATTGGAATCAAATGCGCCAAATGCTTCACTCATATCACCTGACGGAATGGTCCAGCCTCCGATATACATCTCCTGCTTTCCATTTACCAATGCATCCAGCCAGTTCGAAAAATCGGTAATATTCAACTTCACTTCAATCCCAATCTCACTTAAGTACGCCTGAATCATCTCCGCCTCTGCCTGACGTGCATTGGAGATCAGCGTGCAGGAGAAACCATCCGGATAACCAGCCTCAGCCAGCAGCTTCTTCGCTTTTTCCACATCGTAGCCCTGATATTCACTTTCTGCTTCGTAATAACCTTCTACCATTGGCGGCAGGAAAGATTTGGCAGTCTCAGCCAGCCCATAATTGGCAGCTTCTACGATTGCATCACTGTCAATGGCAAGTGAAATCGCCTGACGAACCTTAACATTATTAAATGGCTCTACACTACAATTATAAGAAATAAAGCTGGTATTCAGGATTGGCTGCGTCAAAACAGTCACATCTTTTTCCTTCTCAACAGTCTCAATCTCTGCAACCGTGATCTGTGCCACGTCTACTCCACCGGACTGCACCTCCACGGCTCTTGTAGTTGCTTCCGGAATGTAACGAAGCATCAAAGTTTTAAAGTTCAAGCTTCCGCCCCACCATTTCTCATTGGCTTCCATCTTGATATAATCTCCGCTCTTCCACTCTACGAACTTAAACGGCCCTGTTCCAATCGGCTTTTCTGCATATCCCTCCGGGTCTGCTTCCATTGCTGATTTACACACGATACCGGAAATATCGATGGCGCAACAGTTAAGAAATGCCGGATATGGACTGCTAAGTGCCAGCACGACCGTGTTCTCGTCTTCCACTTTGGAATTTGCGATATCGACCGGTCCGATTGTACTTGATGTAGCGGAGGACTCCACACATTTTTCAAATGTATAAAGCACATCGTCCGCTGTCAGTTTCTCACCATTATGGAAATACACATCGTCCCGCAGTTTAAAGCGGTAATGTGTATCATCAATCACTTCCCAGGACTCGGCTAATCCCGGCTGAAGATTCATATCACTGTCCGCTGTGAGCAGCTTTTCATAAATCTGGGAACAGATGTAAGAGGTACCGGTATCGTTCGATTCATACGGAATCAAAGCAGCCGGTTCCATACTGACTGCAACGGTCAGCGTATCCTGACCTGCCTCTTTGCTGCTGTCTGTTTCTGATTTTTCCTTCCCTCCACAGGCAGCCAACGACAATACCATTGCCATTGCTGTCAAAATACATACAAGTTTCTTTTTCATCGTTTTGCCTCCTTTTTAAATATGATTGTTATCTACAACATTATAATATTATATAATGTTATATTCATGTTTTTTGAAAAACGCGCCTGAGCGCGATATTTCCTGCTTATAGCAGAAGGGCGCTTAAAAGAACTCATTCTCTGTAAGCACCCTTGCTTCTTTTTCTTTATTCTCAAGCAATCATCAAGCACTTTTATGTTCCATAAGTCACAAACCTGCAAAAATTCTCATAAAAAATTGCATCTCTTTCCCGCTCAGTCAGATTCGCCTTGAAAACCTGTTCAATCTGTTCCTCCATAATATCTTCTTTGCCTTCCGCATCCATAAAAAATGGAAAGTCTGAACCATACAGAATCCGCTCCGCCCCTACAAGCTCCACCGCCGCTTTGAGCACCTCCGGCTCTCGAATCGTCGACGTATCAAAAACAATATTGGCATATGACCGAAACTCCTGGAATACTGTGCGGCACATTGCCGTGTCCCGCCCTGCGCCACGCCCCATGTGGGCAATCTGGATCTTCAGTTTCGGAAACTGCTTTAAAATACTTTTCACATATTCAACTCGCCTGTCCTTCTGAGAATGCAAAAGAAGGATCAAACCATGCTCTTCCATAAGTTTGAAAATCTCACATTTTTCTTTCGTCAAAATGCTTTCATGAAGTACGATGTGTTCCTTCACTCCCACAATCTCTTTTACATGCTCTTCCAAAAATTCCAGCTGTTTTTCGTCTAACAATATGTATGGAAAATATTTTTCGGGATCTCTTTTTGCGTACTCGATGCACCTCATACTTTCCTGCTTTCGTTCATGTTCACGGAAAACCGAAGGAACCAGCACGGTTTTATCAATGTTATGTTTTTTTAACTGCGCCTCATAGTCCCCCATTTCCTGAAATTGCACGGTTTGGTAACATGGAACCCTATTTCTAAGAGAAGATGATGCCACGATACACTCCATCTCAACAGGATCTCCATAATGTAAATGCGAATCACATATCATAACACACCCTCCTGTTTATGTCACTTTTACACGTTAATATAATCACTTATAAAGTTTATAACATTATATAATATTATATTCTGCATTTCAACATTTTTTTACATTTTTCTGCAAAATTCCAGATATTATCAAGAACTTCCCCGAATTATCACTCAGATATTTCCGAAATCCCTCACAAACTGTACTTTTCCTCAGAATTTGATGCTCCTATAGTGGTCATTGCCTGTTCTGCCGACATTCCTGGTTTTCTATTAAATTTTTAATCTCTTCTGACAATGTAAGAAAAATGTATGGCAGCCACTTTTGACTGCCATACATTTTCCTATCACCGAACCCGAATCCTCTGTCCGGCATATATTTTATTTGGATCTTTAATCCCGTTCAGCTCTGCCAGATATTTTACCGTAGTTCCATACCTAAGAGCGATCCCGCTCAAAGTATCGCCATATTTTATCGTATAATACACAGCCGTATTCCGGCTGCTTTTCGCGTAAGCGTCCCAGGCCTCAGGCGTTCCATAGAAAATATTAAGGTCCAGGTTACCATTGTACCCCGGAAGTCTTCCTGTCGATGAATACTGGTGTATTGCCATCACCGGAAAGGGGCTGACCCCGCCCGCTGCAAACCACGGATTTTCCTGATAGCCGGTCGGGTTGTTATCGGCATACTGTGCCACCCACAATCCATAATTCCCCGCGGCCACCGTCGTCCAGTTAAATGACCTTAGAGTCCTCCGACTCATATAAATCAAAGGACGCACGCTGGTCTTCTCATAGACCCGGTCCAGGAACCTGCGCGCCGGCACCGCTCCCTGGTCATAGATTGGATTCTGCGTCTGCTCCCAATCCAGAACCAGGATTGCCTCTCCGATATATCCCTCAATATTTCTCACAAAATAATCCGCTTCCGCTACCGGGCTTCTTCCGCTGAAATAATGGTAAACTCCTAATTTCTTTCCGAGACGTTTCGCCTGCTGATAGGCACGGTCGCAATCCGGATTGACGTACCCGGTCCCCTGCGTCGCCTTTATGATCACAAAACTACACGGCACCCTGCTTAAATCAATGCCACTCTGCCAGCCGGAAATATCGATTCCATTCATGCTCATATTCTTTCACTTCCTCACGTTCCACGATTCTTCTGTCCGTCGGGGCAGACGCCCCGATTTAATCCCCAGCATATGTTCTGCCATGAGATGTCCCGCACAAAATACAGTGCGCGCAGGATACCTCATGACTTATTTTACTATATGCTTCCGGTCAGAATTCGTTCGCGAAAACAAAGCAAGCCGAAAACATGTCAGATCACGAAGCTGTAGGAGTGAATACCATAAATACAGTTAAGCAGTAAAGATTCACACAGACATTTCCCCTGCCATCCTACCTCAAATCCAACTCAATCGGACAGTGATCCGAGCCCAATACCTCTGTCAGGATCTTTGCGTCTACGAGCCGGTCCTTGAGCGCCTCCGATACGCAGAAATAGTCGATGCGCCACCCCGCGTTCTTCTCTCTTGCCTTAAACTGATAAGACCACCAGGAATAGATTCCCTCCTGATCCGGGTAAAAGTAACGATACGTATCACTAAACCCATTTTCCAGAAGAACCGAGAACTTCTCCCTCTCCTCGTCCGTAAAACCGGCATTCTTGCGGTTTGTCTTCGGATTCTTCAGATCGATCTCCTTGTGCGCCACATTCAGATCTCCACAGAAAACCACCGGTTTCCTCTCCTCCAGTTTTTTCAGATATGCCAGGAACGCCTCTTCCCACTCCATACGGTACGGCAGTCTTGCCAGTTCGTTCTGCGAATTCGGCGTATACACCGTGACAAAATAGAAATCTTCAAATTCCAGCGTGATCACACGTCCTTCCTGATCATGTTCCTTTACACCGATTCCGTATGCCACGCTAAGCGGCTCTTTCTTCGTAAATACCGCCGTCCCGGAATATCCCTTCTTCACCGCATAATTCCAATACTGATGGTAGCCCGGAAGCTTAAGGTCAAGCTGGCCCGCCTGCATCTTCGTCTCCTGAAGGCAGAAAATATCCGCATCTGCTTCCCTGAAAAAATCCAAAAATCCTTTCTGCACACAGGCGCGGATTCCGTTCACATTCCATGATATAAATTTCATTGTCTCTTTCCTCCCTGTAATATCTACAAATAATCATTGTCTTCCTGCTCTGGAAGCCAGGCAGGGAGGCCCTTACCAGAACCTCCCCTGCACGATTTCTATCTGTTCTTATTATAAATAACCCGAAGTCCCTTTAGTAGCAGATCATCGTCCTGAATAATATGCTTCCGGCAATGCGGCACGATCACCTTCGCCAGCCCTCCGGTAGCGATCGAAGTCGCCGGTCTCCTAAGCTCGCTCTCGATCCGCTCGATAATTCCGTCAAGGCATGCAGCATTTCCGTAAATCACGCCACTCTTCATACACTCCACCGTGTTCTTCCCGATGATCCGTTTCGGCGCTTCCAGACTGATTCCCTGAAGCTGGGAAGCATTCGCCGTAAGCGCATTCAGAGAGGTGTTGATCCCCGGGAAAATCATTCCGCCTATATAATTCTTCTTCTCATCTACCACGCAGACCGTAGTCGCCGTCCCCAGATCAAAGATAATCAGCGGCGGCTCATACTCCGCAATTCCCGCGACAGCGTCCGCCACCAGGTCACTTCCTAATTGCGCCGGGTTGTCCATCAGGATATTCAGTCCCGTCTTCACTCCCGGTCCGACCACCACCGTTTCTTTCTTGATGATCTTTTCCGTGGCAATTTTTACCACATTTGTAATCTGCGGCACAACCGAACTAATAATCGCTCCTTCCAGCTTTGCCGGATTGATTCCATGAATGTCCAGCACCATCTTGATGTCAATGGCATATTCCAGCTCCATCTTTGTTTTGATCGTGGAAAGCCGCTCTATAAAATAACTTTTTTTATCGTCCACACAGCCAAGGACAATATTCGTATTTCCAATGTCAATCGCTAAAATCATTTCAAACCTACACTCCTAATCTTTCCTGTACGCCTCTGCGCATCAGTGTTTTCCCCAAAATCAGCGTGATGATCGCTGCCACGACCGCCTCCGGCACCCCGTTGATTCCGATGATGCCCATAATAAATCCATAAACCGCCTTTACGCTCACGCCATTCGCAGCCGCATAGGATTCGCGGAAAAACAGGAAAATCAGGTTCATGACCAGCAAGGTATTGGTAAGCGCTCCTGAAAGTCCCGCCGCGACAAGGCCTGCAGAGGAAACGCCGTCATTCTTACTCAGCTTCTTAACCAGATGATATACATAGAACGGCACGACTCCGATCAGAATACGCGGCACGAAACAGATGATCACACTACCGATTCCTCCGCTGTACTCACCCAGACTATAAAATGGCGTAAATACAAAAGAGGTCAGCGTGGGATTCATCGTGTTATTAATGAAACTGGTCAGGCCAAACACGCCGCCTAACACTGCACCTTTCTTCGGTCCCAGCATCAGCGCTCCGATGATGACCGGTATATGGATAATCGTTGCTCTTGTAAATCCCAGCGGTATATACCCGATAAACGGGGTAAATGCCAGTACGATGATCAGTGCCGAAAAAATAGCCATCTGCACTAACCCCTTTGTTTTTGACATAGATGTAGTTCGTTCACTCATATTTCTTCCTCCTGTTACTATTCTCTCATGAGATACAATACATTTGGTCTCAATATTTTTTCTCTAAATATCTGTTCCTACACAGCCCACACTGCGTCTCTCGGATTTCATTTTTCACGTAGCTTCTTTTCTTTACATCAACTCTAAGATCTTGTCCAGAATTCTTGCCGCCGTCTCTTCCTTGCTGATCAGCGGAAGGCTTGTCTCCTCCGTCTTCGTGATCAGCGTCATGCGGTTGGTGTCTCCCTGGAATCCGGCGCCCTCGTCTTTGAGATTATTTGCCGCGATCATATCCAGATTCTTTTTCATAAGCTTCGCCCTGGAATTTTCCACCATGTTCTCGGTTTCCATGGAAAATCCACACAGGAACTGACCGGGTCTTCTGTTTTCGCCCAGATATTTCAGTATATCATCAGTCCTCTCCATCTCAAGGATCAGCTCCCCGTCCGCTTTCTTCACCTTCTCGTCACTTACGAACTTCGGACGGTAATCAGCTACTGCCGCCGCCTTGCAGATAATATCTGCCTGACCGGCCTCGCGTTTCACCGCTTCAAACATATCCTTTGCCGTGATGACGGGAACGATCTTAACAAAAAGCGGCTTTGGAATCTCCGTCGGTCCCGTGATCAGCGTCACTTCGGCTCCTCTGGCCGCACACACGCGGGCAAGCGCGTATCCCATCTTCCCGGAGGAATGGTTGGTAATGTACCGCACCGGATCCATGGGCTCTCTTGTCGGACCCGCAGTGACAAGGACCCGCTTGCCGGTCATATCCTTCTCATAGGCAATCTGGTGATAAATGTGCTCATACAGGACCTCCGGTTCCGGCATCTTGCCGGCTCCAATATCGCCGCAGGCCAGATAGCCCTCCGCCGGCCGAATCACTTCATATCCATACTTCTCCAGCACCGAAAGGTTATCCTGCACCACCGGATTCAAATACATCTCCGTATTCATGGCCGGCGCAATAATCTTCGGACATTTCCGGCACGCCATCACCGTCGTGGTCAGCATATCATCTGCGATTCCATGCGCCAGCTTGCCGATCACATTCGCCGTAGCAGGCGCGATCATCACGACCTGGGCCCATTTCGACAGTGCGACATGCTCCACACTGAATTCAAAATTCCGGTCAAACGTGTCGACCAGACATTTGTGTTTCGTCAAAGTTTCAAATACAATAGGATTGATAAAATTCGTAGCATTCTGTGTCATAAGGACCTGTACGTCGTGGCCTTTTTTGACCAACATACTGGCAAGGGACGCTATCTTGTATGCCGCGATTCCGCCGGTCACCCCCAGCAATACCCTTTTTTTCTCGCTCACTTGTGTATCCTCCCAA of Roseburia hominis contains these proteins:
- a CDS encoding oligopeptide/dipeptide ABC transporter ATP-binding protein, translated to MSTILEVKDLKKYFKTPKGMLHAVDGVNFAVEEGKTLGIVGESGCGKSTLGRVVVQLLSATGGQVLFEGKDVTNLKHSEVKQFRKNVQMIFQDPFSSLNPRMTVSEAILEPLRNYEKGMKRAELNQRVDKIMETVGLAKRLANSYPHELDGGRRQRIGIARALALEPRFVVCDEPVSALDVSIQAQILNLMMDLQEEKKLTYIFITHDLSVVKHIANDIGVMYLGNMVEMCDRKELFSRQLHPYTKALLSAIPTINIDNRPKRIVLKGEIVSPIDPKPGCRFAPRCLYATEECRNRAPQLEEVCPGHFVACHRVKELNELE
- a CDS encoding ABC transporter ATP-binding protein — its product is MGKQLEIKNLVIKYKTDDALVHAVNGVDISMEKGECLGLVGETGAGKTTTALGILRLLPNPQGRIEAGEITFNEINLLKIGEAAMREIRGKAISMIFQDPMTSLNPILTVGEQIAEVIKLHEKCSRKEAMEKAKATLETVGIPAERSGEYPHQFSGGMKQRVVIAIALACNPELLIADEPTTALDVTIQAQILELMKKLKSEMGTSTILITHDLGVVSEMCDKVAIMYSGMIMEYGTLRDIYKSPMHPYTIGLFGSIPDLENDVERLTPIPGMVPDATVEITGCPFANRCSHATDQCRMELPQLEVVSGEHSVRCHHTAKEGSR
- a CDS encoding ABC transporter permease: MFGDAWHRLRKNRLAILGLVIMALFILSAVFAKVIAPYGYAEQHLDQIFLFPCREHILGTDNLGRDIFSRIIYGARISLQIGFVSVGISVILGSILGCISGFYGGKVDTIIMRLVDVMMAIPSVLLAIVIASVLGTGMRNLMIAIGISSVPSFARIVRASILSIRDQEYIEAARLSGCSDVRIILRHILPNILPNIIVQVTLSMGLAILNAASLSFLGLGVQAPQPEWGSMLAAGRGYMQQYWHLVVFPGIAIVLLVLALNMIGDGLRDALDPRMKR
- a CDS encoding ABC transporter permease, producing MGKYILRRILMMIPVIICVVFVVFMILRLSPNDPIRTVLGDMATQEEVDEMRDEMGLNDPLPTQFVSYIGKIVTKFDFGVSYVNRRPVLTEIKDRFPITLQLAIFSTLLAALIGIPLGMVSACHQYGLLDNASSVLALIFLAMPEFWFALMLIIVFTQKLGWLPASGWYGVEYMILPILATGMGCIAGIMRTTRSNMLEVIRQDYIRTARAKGLKENIIIGKHALRNALIPVVTLMGMQFGKMLGGVFVIETIFAIPGMGKLLVDACSIKNIPVVQGGVIFIAVIYGVVNLLIDIIYGFIDPRISSMYKGKKKEKRGEA
- a CDS encoding ABC transporter substrate-binding protein, whose protein sequence is MKKKLVCILTAMAMVLSLAACGGKEKSETDSSKEAGQDTLTVAVSMEPAALIPYESNDTGTSYICSQIYEKLLTADSDMNLQPGLAESWEVIDDTHYRFKLRDDVYFHNGEKLTADDVLYTFEKCVESSATSSTIGPVDIANSKVEDENTVVLALSSPYPAFLNCCAIDISGIVCKSAMEADPEGYAEKPIGTGPFKFVEWKSGDYIKMEANEKWWGGSLNFKTLMLRYIPEATTRAVEVQSGGVDVAQITVAEIETVEKEKDVTVLTQPILNTSFISYNCSVEPFNNVKVRQAISLAIDSDAIVEAANYGLAETAKSFLPPMVEGYYEAESEYQGYDVEKAKKLLAEAGYPDGFSCTLISNARQAEAEMIQAYLSEIGIEVKLNITDFSNWLDALVNGKQEMYIGGWTIPSGDMSEAFGAFDSNEFGSGGNRSFYANEEADALIEVINSEMDKDARNKAGEDLQKLLADECVTVGLNVGSRFYAYRNNVSGLVILPTQSPDFTKVKFTE
- a CDS encoding amidohydrolase family protein, with protein sequence MICDSHLHYGDPVEMECIVASSSLRNRVPCYQTVQFQEMGDYEAQLKKHNIDKTVLVPSVFREHERKQESMRCIEYAKRDPEKYFPYILLDEKQLEFLEEHVKEIVGVKEHIVLHESILTKEKCEIFKLMEEHGLILLLHSQKDRRVEYVKSILKQFPKLKIQIAHMGRGAGRDTAMCRTVFQEFRSYANIVFDTSTIREPEVLKAAVELVGAERILYGSDFPFFMDAEGKEDIMEEQIEQVFKANLTERERDAIFYENFCRFVTYGT
- a CDS encoding GH25 family lysozyme, with amino-acid sequence MSMNGIDISGWQSGIDLSRVPCSFVIIKATQGTGYVNPDCDRAYQQAKRLGKKLGVYHYFSGRSPVAEADYFVRNIEGYIGEAILVLDWEQTQNPIYDQGAVPARRFLDRVYEKTSVRPLIYMSRRTLRSFNWTTVAAGNYGLWVAQYADNNPTGYQENPWFAAGGVSPFPVMAIHQYSSTGRLPGYNGNLDLNIFYGTPEAWDAYAKSSRNTAVYYTIKYGDTLSGIALRYGTTVKYLAELNGIKDPNKIYAGQRIRVR
- a CDS encoding exodeoxyribonuclease III yields the protein MKFISWNVNGIRACVQKGFLDFFREADADIFCLQETKMQAGQLDLKLPGYHQYWNYAVKKGYSGTAVFTKKEPLSVAYGIGVKEHDQEGRVITLEFEDFYFVTVYTPNSQNELARLPYRMEWEEAFLAYLKKLEERKPVVFCGDLNVAHKEIDLKNPKTNRKNAGFTDEEREKFSVLLENGFSDTYRYFYPDQEGIYSWWSYQFKAREKNAGWRIDYFCVSEALKDRLVDAKILTEVLGSDHCPIELDLR
- a CDS encoding type III pantothenate kinase, which encodes MILAIDIGNTNIVLGCVDDKKSYFIERLSTIKTKMELEYAIDIKMVLDIHGINPAKLEGAIISSVVPQITNVVKIATEKIIKKETVVVGPGVKTGLNILMDNPAQLGSDLVADAVAGIAEYEPPLIIFDLGTATTVCVVDEKKNYIGGMIFPGINTSLNALTANASQLQGISLEAPKRIIGKNTVECMKSGVIYGNAACLDGIIERIESELRRPATSIATGGLAKVIVPHCRKHIIQDDDLLLKGLRVIYNKNR
- a CDS encoding ECF transporter S component → MSERTTSMSKTKGLVQMAIFSALIIVLAFTPFIGYIPLGFTRATIIHIPVIIGALMLGPKKGAVLGGVFGLTSFINNTMNPTLTSFVFTPFYSLGEYSGGIGSVIICFVPRILIGVVPFYVYHLVKKLSKNDGVSSAGLVAAGLSGALTNTLLVMNLIFLFFRESYAAANGVSVKAVYGFIMGIIGINGVPEAVVAAIITLILGKTLMRRGVQERLGV
- the coaBC gene encoding bifunctional phosphopantothenoylcysteine decarboxylase/phosphopantothenate--cysteine ligase CoaBC encodes the protein MSEKKRVLLGVTGGIAAYKIASLASMLVKKGHDVQVLMTQNATNFINPIVFETLTKHKCLVDTFDRNFEFSVEHVALSKWAQVVMIAPATANVIGKLAHGIADDMLTTTVMACRKCPKIIAPAMNTEMYLNPVVQDNLSVLEKYGYEVIRPAEGYLACGDIGAGKMPEPEVLYEHIYHQIAYEKDMTGKRVLVTAGPTREPMDPVRYITNHSSGKMGYALARVCAARGAEVTLITGPTEIPKPLFVKIVPVITAKDMFEAVKREAGQADIICKAAAVADYRPKFVSDEKVKKADGELILEMERTDDILKYLGENRRPGQFLCGFSMETENMVENSRAKLMKKNLDMIAANNLKDEGAGFQGDTNRMTLITKTEETSLPLISKEETAARILDKILELM